The sequence GAGATGTTCGATCGCGTGGAGTTCGACGACCGGAACCACCTTCGCGACCAGCAGGAAAAACAGCGTCACCATTCCGATCGTACCGGTGATCGACGCGATCTCGATGAAACTCGGGAAGTACGTTCCCGGCGTCGCGTAGTAGATCTCCATCGTGGGGTGGAAAAATCCCTCGACGACGAACAGGACCTTCTCGAGAAGCGTCGCGAGCAGAATCGCGACGCCACAGACGACCGCACGACTCTTGGTGAACAGCGTCGGCCGAATCGCCTGTGCGAAAATATAGGCGAGAACGGCGGCGACGAGCGTCATCGAAACGAGATAGATCGGATGTGTGAGCGTCGCGGTCCACGCGGCGTCGAGGTCGACGGGCGGGAAGAACGTTCCCGTCGTAACCTGCTGGAGTTGCAACCAGAGGAACAGCAGGCTAAAGAATCCGAGCCACAGCGTCAGCCCCCGGAAGACGTCGTCGGTGATGATGTGGTCCCAGTCGTAGGCCCACCGGAAGCCGTACGAGAGCAAGAGCACGCCGCTGATCGCGGAGGTGAGCGCGATCGTCAGGAACTGCGGTCCCTGGACGCCGCCGAACCAGCGAGGATAGGTCGGTAAGACGGCGAACAGCCACGGAATCACGCCACCGTGGAGCAACAGCGGAGCCATGATGATGATGGCCAGCGCGAGCCACCAGACCATCCGCTGGACGACCTCGTCTTCTTTCTCGCTGTAGCCGACCGTCAACGCCGTGTAAATCGGATCGAAGTGGTCCGGGAGGTCGTCGCGCAATCGGCTCACGTCGTATCGAAGCGTGAGACCGAGATAGGTCGCCGTCAGCACGAAGTACGCCGTGATGACGGTCACGTCCCACACCAACGGCGAGTTGTTCACCGTGATGTGATAGTGGCCCAGCACGCTCGTGACCATCCGGTCCGGACGACCCATGTGAACGAGGATGTAAAACCCGGCCGCCGACAGGCCGGCGATCGTCAGCAGTTCCGCGAGTCGAGCG is a genomic window of Natrarchaeobius halalkaliphilus containing:
- the nrfD gene encoding NrfD/PsrC family molybdoenzyme membrane anchor subunit, producing MSTKTPSEADILRPIQETSTKYYALVGVAGLAFALFLVGWAYQLWEGLAVTGLSDWGTGGGVTWGVYIGAFIWWVGIAHGGIILSAAVRLLGMDRYMPVARLAELLTIAGLSAAGFYILVHMGRPDRMVTSVLGHYHITVNNSPLVWDVTVITAYFVLTATYLGLTLRYDVSRLRDDLPDHFDPIYTALTVGYSEKEDEVVQRMVWWLALAIIIMAPLLLHGGVIPWLFAVLPTYPRWFGGVQGPQFLTIALTSAISGVLLLSYGFRWAYDWDHIITDDVFRGLTLWLGFFSLLFLWLQLQQVTTGTFFPPVDLDAAWTATLTHPIYLVSMTLVAAVLAYIFAQAIRPTLFTKSRAVVCGVAILLATLLEKVLFVVEGFFHPTMEIYYATPGTYFPSFIEIASITGTIGMVTLFFLLVAKVVPVVELHAIEHLRDDHERDDVRRD